In Phragmites australis chromosome 24, lpPhrAust1.1, whole genome shotgun sequence, the following are encoded in one genomic region:
- the LOC133907001 gene encoding probable cinnamyl alcohol dehydrogenase 1, giving the protein MLPHPSPARHRPTSINHRGEQRDGRKERNRPREGESSIDMASESENGNCDAWAARDPSGVLSPYKFNRRGVQSGDVSLKITHCGVCYADVIWTQNKHNDSMYPLVPGHEIAGVVTDVGSDVKVFKVGDHVGVGTYVNSCQGCENCNSSLENHCPKSVLTFNSIDTDGTVTKGGYSTHIVVHERYCFKIPYGYPLEKAAPLLCAGITVYTPMMRHNMNQPGKSLGVIGLGGLGHMAVKFGKAFGLNVTVFSTSESKRHQAINLLRADNFVISSNTQQMESLKNSLHFIVDTASGDHPFDPYLSLLKVGGVMAIVCFPSEIKMHPASLNLGARTLSGSIVGGTKNIQEMINFCAANKIYPEIEIIKMDYINEALQRLVNRDVKYRFVIDIENSFK; this is encoded by the exons ATGTTGCCGCATCCCTCCCCCGCTCGCCACCGACCCACGTCCATCAACCATCGAGGAGAGCAGCGCGACGGCCGGAAGGAGAGGAATCGACCGAGAGAGGGCGAAAG TTCAATTGACATGGCTTCTGAATCCGAGAATGGCAACTGTGATGCTTGGGCAGCAAGAGATCCGTCTGGAGTTCTCTCACCATACAAGTTTAACCGCAG AGGAGTGCAAAGTGGTGATGTTTCATTGAAGATCACACACTGTGGAGTCTGTTATGCTGATGTTATTTGGACTCAAAATAAGCACAATGATTCAATGTACCCTTTGGTTCCTGG GCATGAGATAGCTGGAGTTGTAACTGATGTTGGTTCAGACGTCAAGGTTTTTAAAGTAGGTGACCATGTAGGTGTCGGAACATATGTGAACTCATGCCAAGGTTGTGAGAACTGCAATAGCTCTCTAGAGAACCACTGCCCAAAATCAGTTCTTACTTTCAACAGCATTGATACAGATGGCACTGTCACAAAGGGGGGATATTCCACTCACATTGTAGTCCATGAGAG GTACTGCTTTAAAATACCATATGGCTACCCTTTGGAAAAGGCAGCACCACTACTGTGCGCCGGAATTACTGTATACACTCCCATGATGCGACACAACATGAACCAACCTGGAAAGTCACTTGGGGTCATTGGACTTGGTGGGCTGGGTCACATGGCAGTGAAATTTGGTAAAGCCTTTGGGCTTAATGTCACTGTTTTCAGTACAAGTGAATCAAAGAGACATCAAGCCATCAACCTCCTTCGAGCAGACAACTTTGTGATATCATCAAACACGCAGCAGATGGAG TCCCTCAAAAACTCCCTGCACTTCATTGTTGACACTGCTTCCGGTGACCATCCATTTGATCCCTATCTTTCACTCCTTAAGGTTGGTGGTGTGATGGCAATAGTGTGCTTTCCAAGTGAGATCAAAATGCATCCTGCAAGCCTTAATCTTG GTGCACGAACCCTATCTGGTAGTATTGTTGGAGGTACAAAGAACATACAAGAAATGATCAACTTCTGTGCAGCGAACAAAATCTATCCTGAGATTGAGATCATCAAGATGGATTATATCAACGAGGCTCTCCAAAGGCTTGTTAATCGTGATGTGAAATACCGCTTTGTAATCGACATTGAGAACTCTTTCAAGTAG